In one window of Thermoanaerobacterium sp. PSU-2 DNA:
- a CDS encoding NDP-sugar synthase, protein MKALLLAGGLGTRLRPLTNFLPKPMVPIMGRPLLESTILRLKNQGVDEVVISTCYKSNHIENYFKNGEKLGVKVSFIKEDIPLGTGGAIKNAEEFFDDTFLVLNSDIICDIDIRSLVEHHKSKKALATIAMTKVEDPSQYGVIEYDDNDYITAFKEKPKPYETNSKWINAGIYVFEPQLLNEIPKDEVVSIERDTYPKLLSKGYKMAAYRYDGYWIDIGTIEKYKKVHFDILKKYCKYVDINDHDTKRRKITIDNSVKIVEPVFIGSNVKIDAKAEIGPYAIIGDNTRIGPNSIIRHSVLWDNVKVKGNVNLINAVVASNSVIDGMRKIEDEVYANDINDYAVS, encoded by the coding sequence ATGAAAGCATTATTGCTGGCAGGAGGATTAGGTACAAGGCTAAGACCTCTGACGAATTTTCTTCCTAAACCTATGGTACCAATAATGGGTAGACCATTATTAGAATCTACCATTTTAAGACTTAAGAATCAAGGTGTAGACGAAGTTGTAATAAGCACATGCTATAAATCTAATCATATTGAGAATTATTTTAAAAATGGTGAAAAATTAGGGGTAAAAGTTTCATTCATCAAAGAAGACATACCGCTGGGAACAGGCGGAGCTATAAAAAATGCTGAGGAATTTTTCGACGATACTTTCTTAGTGCTAAATTCAGATATTATATGTGATATCGATATTAGAAGTCTTGTGGAGCATCACAAGTCAAAAAAAGCATTAGCTACTATTGCAATGACTAAAGTAGAGGATCCCTCGCAATACGGCGTGATAGAATATGACGATAATGATTACATTACAGCGTTTAAAGAAAAACCAAAACCATACGAGACTAATTCAAAATGGATAAATGCAGGAATATACGTGTTTGAACCGCAGCTATTAAATGAAATCCCCAAAGATGAAGTGGTATCGATAGAAAGGGATACATATCCAAAACTTTTATCAAAAGGTTATAAAATGGCTGCGTATAGGTATGACGGGTATTGGATAGACATAGGAACAATTGAAAAGTACAAAAAAGTCCACTTTGACATATTAAAAAAGTATTGCAAATACGTTGACATAAATGATCATGATACTAAGCGTAGAAAAATCACAATCGATAATTCTGTAAAAATTGTTGAGCCTGTTTTTATAGGAAGTAACGTCAAAATAGATGCCAAAGCAGAGATAGGTCCGTATGCGATTATAGGCGATAATACGCGTATAGGTCCTAACAGCATCATAAGACACAGTGTTTTATGGGACAATGTCAAAGTCAAAGGAAATGTAAATTTGATAAATGCTGTCGTAGCTTCAAATAGCGTGATAGATGGCATGAGGAAAATTGAAGATGAAGTTTATGCAAATGACATTAACGATTATGCTGTAAGTTGA
- the fabG gene encoding 3-oxoacyl-ACP reductase FabG, with amino-acid sequence MFSGKVVVVTGGSGGIGSSICKEVAKLGGCVAIHYNTDYDSACSLKNYIKSNLGYADVFKADIRNREEVETMMKNVVDRFGRIDYLVNNAGVSQIKPFMDVSAEDWRYMMDVNLNGMFNCTQSALKYMLKSKKGAIVNVSSMWGIYGASCEVPYSASKGAIIAFTKALAKELGPSNIRVNCVAPGVIETDMNKDLSDDTLKYLSTRTSLERLGMPDEVAKAVVFLLSDQSSFITGQVLTVDGGFV; translated from the coding sequence ATGTTCAGTGGAAAAGTTGTCGTTGTTACAGGTGGTTCTGGAGGCATTGGTTCATCTATATGTAAAGAAGTAGCAAAATTAGGTGGATGTGTGGCAATTCATTACAATACAGATTACGATAGTGCATGTAGTTTAAAGAATTATATAAAAAGTAACTTAGGATATGCAGATGTATTTAAAGCAGACATTAGAAATAGAGAAGAAGTAGAAACGATGATGAAAAATGTAGTTGATAGATTTGGTCGCATAGATTATTTGGTCAACAATGCTGGTGTTTCACAAATTAAGCCTTTTATGGATGTATCAGCAGAAGATTGGAGATACATGATGGATGTGAATTTAAATGGCATGTTTAATTGTACGCAAAGCGCTTTAAAGTACATGTTAAAAAGTAAAAAAGGTGCTATTGTGAATGTTTCATCCATGTGGGGAATATACGGCGCATCTTGTGAAGTGCCATATTCTGCTTCAAAGGGTGCTATTATAGCTTTTACAAAAGCATTGGCAAAAGAATTGGGACCATCAAATATAAGAGTTAATTGTGTTGCACCTGGGGTAATCGAAACAGACATGAATAAAGACTTGTCAGATGATACACTTAAATATCTGTCGACAAGAACTTCTCTCGAAAGGCTTGGGATGCCAGATGAAGTCGCTAAGGCAGTGGTTTTTTTGCTATCGGATCAATCTTCATTTATAACAGGTCAAGTATTGACTGTAGATGGAGGTTTTGTATAA
- a CDS encoding glycosyltransferase family 4 protein, whose translation MVKNKEINISFLSTFPPRECGIATFTQDLVNELKDIKIINEPKVIAIDDKEYDYGDDVIYRLKQHDRNSYLELANKLNDSLIDLLVIEHEYGIYGGEWGEYILDLVDNLKVPYVVTLHTILSNPLDKQKHILKELCTKSKRVVTMAKNTIPLLVNLYGVDERKIVVLPHGVPNLPTLSSESLRKKYNIDAGKFVVSTFGLISPGKGLEYGIEAIAKVKEKYPDILYLILGQTHPNIVKSDGEVYRDFLVRKVNELNLNDNVKFVNKYLTKREIVEYLKLSDVYLTPYIGREQAVSGTLAYAAGLGKLVVSTPYKYAEEILSDGRGLLAEFKNPDSIANCINFAIENPHEKQIMEEKIKVYGKTMMWDNVALEYVELFLRIFEDLEDDAKAAV comes from the coding sequence ATGGTAAAGAATAAAGAAATAAACATTTCGTTTTTGAGTACATTTCCGCCGAGAGAATGCGGCATAGCTACATTTACACAAGATTTGGTAAATGAGCTTAAAGATATTAAAATTATAAATGAACCAAAAGTGATTGCGATAGACGATAAAGAATATGATTATGGTGATGATGTTATTTATAGGCTTAAGCAACACGACCGAAATAGCTATTTAGAACTTGCGAATAAATTAAATGATTCATTAATTGATTTGTTAGTCATCGAGCATGAATATGGAATTTACGGCGGTGAGTGGGGCGAATATATTTTAGACCTTGTAGACAATTTAAAAGTGCCTTATGTCGTAACTCTTCATACGATATTGTCTAACCCACTTGATAAGCAAAAGCACATTTTAAAAGAATTGTGTACAAAGAGCAAAAGAGTTGTCACTATGGCCAAAAACACAATTCCACTTCTTGTCAATTTATATGGTGTTGATGAAAGAAAAATCGTAGTATTGCCTCACGGAGTTCCAAATCTGCCAACGCTGTCCAGTGAAAGTTTGAGAAAGAAATACAACATTGATGCAGGAAAATTCGTCGTAAGCACATTTGGACTGATAAGTCCTGGAAAAGGGTTAGAATATGGCATAGAAGCCATAGCAAAAGTTAAGGAAAAATATCCTGATATATTGTACCTTATATTGGGTCAGACACATCCTAATATAGTCAAGTCAGATGGGGAAGTTTACAGAGATTTTCTTGTAAGGAAGGTAAATGAGCTAAATCTAAACGACAATGTAAAGTTTGTCAATAAATATCTGACAAAAAGGGAGATCGTAGAATACTTAAAGCTTTCTGATGTATATTTGACGCCATACATTGGCAGAGAACAAGCGGTTAGTGGAACATTGGCATATGCTGCAGGCTTAGGAAAATTAGTTGTGTCAACACCATACAAATACGCTGAAGAAATTTTAAGCGATGGAAGGGGATTGTTGGCGGAATTTAAAAATCCTGATTCTATAGCAAACTGCATAAATTTTGCCATAGAAAATCCCCACGAAAAGCAAATCATGGAGGAGAAGATAAAAGTTTATGGAAAAACGATGATGTGGGACAACGTTGCATTAGAATATGTTGAATTGTTCTTGAGAATATTTGAAGATTTAGAGGATGATGCAAAAGCAGCAGTATAA